In the genome of Halapricum salinum, one region contains:
- a CDS encoding sensor histidine kinase → MPVDRTDRPEFGGYVQKVPDAIVTADAETRDIVDVSPSATDFFGYSTDQLQSMDVLDLHPADQRERYEQLFETHLANQPAIISRFEDGSSVVVATADGQHRPVEINAWLVDEGSETRFRGVFRDITDRLEKENSLQRQNERLDEFASVISHDLRNPLSVAEGRATLAADECESEHIDHILSALERMEAIVDDTLTLARNGETVGQTESVSITDVVGQCWGMVETADATLVIEDELEFEADAHRLQQIFENLLRNAIEHNDDDVTIRVGRAGEGSIYFEDDGEGIPADQRATIFEPGYTSSTDGTGFGLTIVNRLAEAHGWTVTVSESDEGGARFEFAGVEID, encoded by the coding sequence ATGCCCGTAGACCGGACCGACCGGCCGGAGTTCGGGGGGTACGTCCAGAAGGTGCCCGACGCGATCGTCACGGCCGACGCCGAGACCAGAGACATCGTCGACGTGAGCCCGTCGGCAACCGACTTTTTCGGCTACTCGACCGATCAACTGCAGTCGATGGACGTGCTCGATCTCCACCCGGCCGACCAGCGAGAGCGGTACGAACAACTGTTCGAGACGCATCTGGCGAACCAGCCGGCCATCATCTCCAGATTCGAGGACGGCTCGTCCGTCGTCGTGGCCACGGCCGACGGCCAGCACCGACCCGTCGAGATCAACGCGTGGCTCGTCGACGAGGGGTCCGAGACCAGGTTCCGGGGCGTGTTCCGGGATATCACCGATCGCCTGGAGAAAGAGAACAGTCTGCAGCGACAGAACGAGCGTCTCGACGAGTTCGCAAGCGTCATCTCACACGATCTGCGTAACCCCTTGAGCGTCGCCGAGGGGCGAGCTACCCTGGCCGCCGACGAATGCGAGAGCGAACATATAGATCACATCCTCTCGGCACTGGAACGGATGGAGGCGATCGTCGACGACACCCTGACGCTGGCTCGAAACGGCGAGACTGTCGGGCAGACAGAGTCGGTCTCGATCACGGACGTGGTCGGGCAGTGCTGGGGGATGGTCGAGACCGCGGACGCGACCCTGGTGATCGAAGACGAGTTGGAGTTCGAGGCGGACGCTCACCGACTCCAGCAGATCTTCGAGAATTTGCTCAGGAACGCGATCGAACACAACGACGACGACGTGACGATCCGGGTGGGTCGAGCGGGCGAGGGGTCGATCTACTTCGAAGACGACGGCGAGGGGATCCCGGCCGACCAGCGCGCCACCATCTTCGAGCCGGGATACACCTCCAGCACTGACGGGACCGGATTCGGCCTGACGATCGTCAATCGACTCGCAGAGGCCCACGGCTGGACTGTCACGGTGAGCGAAAGCGACGAGGGCGGAGCGCGCTTCGAGTTCGCCGGCGTCGAGATCGACTGA
- a CDS encoding DUF6517 family protein translates to MVDRMGPLRTAMGRFVERSNGGLVSHGAVVFDAADLGVSEIPLGMLDGAPTVDARNVSLVTPGAADGKVEIKIAMREGLDDSMVLVPGDAIDVAGTVPLGDAYVLDLRDVLPAQSWTPLTGDGGAATAGRDWLARGSDVNVEELELAVEKIERARSVVVPTGPRRFEEIFGAEPSVFSARPVEDGETFEPADVLVVMPGDNVTSNWPADAPEQPADVDFRSALPRPAPMGGVSFGVAVLSTPNAKVSGNSANPLSYVDTDDLLRRDAVQNLLKEAGFGEGTAFTVEVGPERVSPQNGPSTATLLGNEADIESYVGVLGGDAEGWGVGLHVVRGDGEDHVIVVGLHRHPIGPVDGAIDVLRESDAIVEARKLVAETAGQLSDE, encoded by the coding sequence ATGGTCGACCGGATGGGGCCGCTCCGCACGGCGATGGGGCGGTTCGTCGAGCGCAGCAACGGCGGCCTCGTGAGCCACGGCGCAGTCGTCTTCGACGCCGCTGACCTCGGAGTGTCCGAGATTCCACTGGGGATGCTCGACGGTGCGCCGACCGTCGACGCCCGGAACGTCAGTCTCGTCACACCCGGTGCCGCCGACGGTAAAGTGGAGATCAAGATCGCGATGCGAGAGGGCCTCGACGACTCGATGGTCCTCGTCCCCGGAGACGCCATCGACGTCGCCGGAACCGTCCCGCTGGGCGACGCCTACGTTCTCGACCTCCGTGACGTCCTGCCCGCTCAGAGCTGGACCCCGCTCACGGGCGACGGCGGGGCCGCCACGGCCGGCCGTGACTGGCTCGCCCGCGGGAGCGACGTTAACGTCGAAGAACTCGAACTCGCCGTCGAGAAGATCGAACGGGCCAGATCAGTCGTCGTCCCGACGGGGCCGCGCCGCTTCGAGGAGATCTTCGGTGCCGAGCCATCGGTGTTCTCGGCCCGGCCGGTCGAGGACGGCGAGACGTTCGAACCCGCCGACGTGCTCGTGGTGATGCCGGGCGACAACGTCACCAGCAACTGGCCCGCCGACGCTCCCGAACAACCCGCGGACGTCGACTTCCGGAGTGCGCTCCCGCGGCCGGCCCCGATGGGCGGTGTCTCCTTCGGCGTCGCGGTCCTCTCGACGCCGAACGCCAAGGTCTCGGGTAACTCGGCAAATCCGCTCTCGTACGTCGACACCGACGACCTGCTCCGGCGCGACGCCGTCCAGAACCTGCTCAAGGAGGCCGGTTTCGGCGAGGGGACTGCGTTCACGGTCGAGGTTGGCCCCGAGCGCGTCTCACCCCAGAATGGACCCTCGACCGCGACCCTGCTCGGGAACGAAGCCGACATCGAGAGTTACGTCGGCGTCCTCGGCGGCGACGCCGAAGGCTGGGGCGTCGGCCTGCACGTCGTCCGCGGCGACGGTGAGGACCACGTGATCGTCGTCGGTCTCCACCGCCACCCCATCGGGCCGGTCGACGGCGCGATCGACGTCCTCCGGGAGAGCGACGCCATCGTCGAAGCCAGAAAACTGGTTGCCGAGACCGCCGGGCAACTATCTGACGAGTAG
- a CDS encoding DUF6517 family protein, protein MGRNSNGQGDPFVRRRSFLAALSVGTVAALAGCEGITNQSFEASPVGLSTDAQERLQLREVSQDTLSFSESAADGNVSVSVTSHTAVYSRAAALGGL, encoded by the coding sequence ATGGGAAGGAATAGCAATGGGCAGGGGGACCCGTTCGTACGCCGCCGTTCGTTTCTCGCCGCACTCAGCGTGGGGACAGTGGCAGCGCTCGCGGGCTGTGAGGGGATTACGAACCAGTCGTTCGAGGCCTCCCCGGTCGGTCTCTCGACCGACGCCCAGGAACGGTTGCAGTTGAGAGAGGTATCTCAGGACACGCTCTCGTTCAGCGAGAGCGCCGCGGACGGTAACGTCTCGGTCAGCGTCACCAGCCACACGGCGGTCTACTCGCGAGCGGCGGCGCTCGGGGGGCTGTGA
- a CDS encoding NAD(P)-binding protein — protein MVKASRVLGAAAERPLVRRLLRPVVTFGVIAVAGVVGFVVLAGIGPVNASFWLLDPTSIELYFQHHGGPARLVKAYAIVILVGLILAGLWAGETAVSAAFGGQISEELTHMQLQQQVDDLDDHVVVCGYGTFGKTVAAGLEAEEQSVVVVECQQAQYEQAIEDGHLAIEGDAREQSILGEAGVERAATVVGAVDDTNVNTQITVTATQLAPTVSVVVRAGDQMDEALARRVGADEVIVPEVLSGKQVSATLSE, from the coding sequence ATGGTCAAGGCGAGTAGAGTCCTCGGTGCGGCCGCCGAGCGCCCGCTAGTCCGGCGGCTGTTGCGGCCGGTTGTGACTTTCGGTGTGATCGCGGTCGCGGGCGTCGTCGGCTTCGTCGTCCTGGCTGGTATCGGCCCTGTGAACGCGTCGTTCTGGTTGCTCGATCCGACGAGCATCGAACTGTACTTCCAGCACCACGGTGGTCCCGCCCGGCTGGTCAAAGCCTACGCGATCGTGATCCTCGTCGGTCTGATCCTGGCAGGGTTGTGGGCCGGCGAAACGGCGGTATCGGCAGCGTTCGGTGGACAGATAAGCGAGGAACTCACGCATATGCAACTCCAACAGCAAGTCGACGATCTCGACGACCACGTGGTCGTCTGTGGCTACGGCACCTTCGGAAAGACCGTGGCCGCGGGCCTTGAAGCCGAAGAGCAGTCAGTCGTAGTCGTCGAGTGTCAGCAGGCACAGTACGAACAGGCGATCGAAGACGGCCACCTCGCGATCGAGGGCGACGCTCGCGAGCAGTCGATACTCGGCGAAGCGGGCGTCGAACGAGCGGCGACGGTGGTCGGAGCGGTCGACGACACGAACGTCAACACCCAGATTACGGTGACGGCGACCCAGCTCGCGCCGACAGTTTCGGTAGTCGTCCGCGCAGGCGACCAGATGGACGAGGCGCTGGCGCGCAGAGTCGGTGCCGACGAAGTCATCGTGCCGGAAGTCCTCAGCGGAAAGCAAGTGAGTGCGACGCTATCGGAGTGA